From a single Silene latifolia isolate original U9 population chromosome 6, ASM4854445v1, whole genome shotgun sequence genomic region:
- the LOC141587315 gene encoding guard cell S-type anion channel SLAC1 — MDSRYHISRHSCNTTITLSLAHQEEFIDIVMEKIPPSSTSSNPQFVDIPEILSGDDQGTSRQTGNRGDQKRARATRPVRFQDQPKRVPNRNFNRQVSLETGFSVLKRNENEKIGLSRSGRSLGGGFGLRGSNGVVGEGKKDDFSKFRTKSTLSKQHSLLPTIRKEVNELEHNYPRNSFNGSEGGDDTSVPAGRYFAALTGPELDQVKDYEDILLPKDETWPFLLRFPIGCFGICLGLSSQTILWKSMSTSPSMKFLHVTPYINLILWFLALFILFLVSTTYLLKCIFYFEAIKREYFHPVRVNFFFAPWIVCMFMALGTPPAIASKLHPAVFCVFMAPAFILELKIYGQWLSGGKRRLSMVANPSSHLSVIGNFVGAILAAKVGWVEPAKFLWAVGFAHYLVVFVTLYQRLPTSEALPKELHPVYCMFIATPAAASIAWDSIYGEFDGLSRTCFFIAVFLYISLVVRINFFRGFRFSVAWWSYTFPMTTASIATIKYAEEVPSITSKGLALSLSFMSSTMVIILFISTLLHGFVWKTLFPNDLAIAITKRKLTKDATKKPHKRHYDIRKWTKQAPLSLVSAITKNDS, encoded by the exons ATGGATTCACGTTATCATATAAGTAGACATTCATGCAATACTACAATAACATTAAGCTTGGCACACCAAGAAGAGTTTATAGACATTGTAATGGAGAAAATACCACCTTCCTCAACTTCATCTAATCCTCAATTTGTCGACATTCCCGAGATTTTGTCAGGGGACGATCAAGGAACGTCTAGACAAACAGGAAATAGAGGTGATCAAAAGCGGGCTAGGGCAACCAGACCAGTTAGGTTTCAGGATCAACCTAAAAGGGTGCCAAATAGAAACTTTAATAGACAAGTATCACTTGAAACAGGATTTTCTGTATTAAAAAGAAATGAGAATGAGAAAATTGGACTTAGTAGGAGTGGTAGAAGCCTAGGCGGCGGGTTCGGTTTGAGAGGTAGTAATGGGGTTGTTGGAGAAGGGAAGAAGGATGATTTTAGTAAGTTTAGGACTAAATCTACACTTAGTAAGCAACATTCTTTACTTCCTACTATTAGAAAGGAAGTTAATGAATTGGAGCATAATTATCCGAGAAATAGTTTCAATGGTTCGGAAGGTGGTGATGATACAAGTGTTCCTGCTGGTAGATACTTTGCTGCACTTACTGGTCCTGAGCTTGATCAAGTCAAG GATTATGAAGACATCCTTCTACCGAAAGACGAAACATGGCCATTTTTGCTAAGATTTCCTATAGGATGTTTCGGAATATGCTTAGGGCTAAGCAGTCAAACAATCCTATGGAAATCAATGTCAACAAGTCCATCTATGAAATTCCTGCATGTAACTCCATACATAAACCTAATCCTCTGGTTTCTAGCCTTATTCATCCTCTTCCTAGTTTCGACCACCTACCTATTGAAATGCATCTTCTATTTCGAAGCGATTAAACGAGAGTACTTCCACCCGGTTCGTGTTAACTTCTTCTTCGCACCGTGGATTGTGTGTATGTTCATGGCACTTGGAACTCCGCCTGCCATTGCCAGTAAGTTACACCCAGCCGTGTTTTGTGTGTTCATGGCGCCTGCGTTTATCCTCGAGCTGAAGATTTACGGTCAGTGGCTCTCTGGTGGGAAACGGCGGTTGAGCATGGTGGCTAACCCTTCGTCTCACCTTTCCGTCATTGGAAACTTTGTCGGCGCCATTTTGGCCGCTAAG GTAGGGTGGGTAGAGCCAGCAAAGTTCTTATGGGCAGTGGGGTTTGCACATTATCTGGTGGTTTTTGTGACGCTATACCAAAGATTGCCGACAAGCGAGGCGTTGCCAAAGGAGTTGCACCCTGTTTATTGTATGTTCATTGCCACCCCGGCCGCGGCCAGTATTGCTTGGGATAGTATTTATGGTGAATTTGATGGCTTATCAAGGACTTGTTTCTTCATTGCCGTCTTCCTCTACATCTCCCTTGTCGTTCGGATCAATTTTTTCAGAGGCTTTAG GTTTTCGGTAGCATGGTGGTCATACACATTCCCAATGACAACGGCATCAATTGCGACAATCAAGTACGCCGAGGAGGTGCCATCAATAACAAGCAAAGGTTTAGCTTTGTCGCTCTCATTCATGTCTTCAACAATGGTGATCATTCTGTTTATTTCGACTCTTTTACATGGCTTCGTTTGGAAGACGTTGTTCCCGAATGATCTAGCCATTGCCATTACAAAGAGAAAGCTGACCAAGGATGCGACGAAAAAGCCTCACAAAAGACACTATGATATTAGGAAATGGACTAAGCAAGCTCCTCTTTCTCTTGTTTCTGCTATAACTAAGAATGACTCTTGA